Proteins encoded within one genomic window of Candidatus Omnitrophota bacterium:
- a CDS encoding cytochrome c biogenesis protein CcdA, protein MGGENVSYIVAFFAGILTFLSPCLLPLVPSFIAYMAGVSFSDLKDSGRKSDVRKKTIIHSLLFIAGFSVIFVLLGLTATFIGKALFQYQKIIRIAGGVMITLFGLYLTGILKLDFLGKERRFDLKTKGASYIGSFLIGVTFAAAWTPCAGPILGSILVLAGTKSSVAEGAKLLTVYSLGIAVPFFITALAVNSFLEYFNRFKKVINVVNIVGGVFLIIIGILVATNYLAVISERFLAAFTR, encoded by the coding sequence ATGGGCGGAGAAAACGTATCTTATATCGTAGCCTTTTTCGCGGGAATACTTACCTTCCTGTCGCCGTGCCTGTTGCCGCTCGTCCCTTCCTTCATCGCGTATATGGCGGGCGTATCGTTCAGCGACCTGAAAGACTCCGGCAGGAAGAGCGATGTGAGGAAGAAGACAATTATACACTCCCTTCTCTTCATCGCCGGCTTTTCTGTCATATTCGTCCTGCTTGGCCTTACAGCCACCTTTATAGGCAAGGCGCTTTTTCAATATCAAAAGATCATCAGGATAGCGGGCGGTGTTATGATAACGCTGTTTGGGCTCTATCTTACCGGTATCCTGAAGCTGGACTTTTTGGGGAAAGAGCGCAGGTTCGATCTTAAGACGAAAGGGGCAAGTTATATCGGTTCGTTCCTGATCGGCGTTACGTTCGCCGCCGCATGGACGCCGTGCGCCGGCCCGATACTCGGCTCTATACTGGTCCTGGCAGGCACGAAGTCGAGCGTCGCCGAGGGGGCGAAGCTCTTGACCGTATATTCGCTAGGCATAGCGGTCCCTTTTTTCATAACGGCGTTGGCGGTGAATTCTTTCCTGGAATATTTTAACAGGTTCAAAAAAGTGATAAACGTCGTAAATATCGTCGGGGGGGTATTCCTTATTATAATCGGTATCCTGGTTGCGACGAATTACCTGGCGGTCATCTCGGAGAGGTTCCTGGCCGCGTTCACGAGATAG
- a CDS encoding TlpA disulfide reductase family protein: MKSKLSKFFVLTVALFLVGACSKSGAMEVGEVAPDFTINDAEGKPVTLSEFKGKVIILDFFASWCPPCRMEIPDFIALQKTYASQGFTMVGVSLVDKNETAKFVSQQNINYPVAVDDGKASDSYGPIRSIPTTFLIDKDFKIAKVFIGYRAKDVFEKEIQELLK, encoded by the coding sequence ATGAAGTCGAAACTGAGTAAGTTCTTTGTCCTGACGGTCGCTTTATTTCTTGTCGGAGCATGCTCTAAATCCGGCGCCATGGAGGTCGGCGAGGTAGCGCCTGATTTTACCATAAACGACGCGGAGGGAAAACCCGTCACGCTTTCCGAATTCAAAGGCAAGGTCATAATCCTGGATTTCTTCGCCAGCTGGTGCCCTCCGTGCAGGATGGAGATACCGGATTTCATCGCGCTGCAGAAGACATATGCTTCGCAGGGCTTTACGATGGTGGGCGTAAGCCTGGTCGACAAGAATGAGACCGCGAAGTTCGTCTCCCAGCAGAATATCAATTATCCGGTAGCGGTCGACGACGGAAAGGCCAGCGATTCTTACGGGCCTATCAGGTCCATACCGACCACATTCCTGATCGATAAGGATTTCAAGATAGCGAAAGTGTTTATAGGTTACAGGGCGAAGGATGTATTTGAGAAGGAGATACAGGAGCTGTTAAAGTAA
- a CDS encoding NifU family protein — MKEKIEKALESIRAGLQQDGGDIELVGVENGVVKIRLKGACAGCPMSQMTLANFVETELRKQVPEIKKIQAVI, encoded by the coding sequence ATGAAAGAAAAGATCGAGAAAGCGCTGGAAAGCATAAGGGCGGGGCTGCAGCAGGACGGCGGCGATATCGAACTAGTAGGTGTAGAGAACGGCGTGGTGAAGATCCGCCTGAAAGGCGCGTGCGCGGGATGTCCCATGAGCCAGATGACGCTCGCTAATTTCGTCGAGACAGAGCTGCGCAAGCAGGTTCCTGAGATAAAGAAAATA